Proteins co-encoded in one Actinomadura luteofluorescens genomic window:
- a CDS encoding transposase family protein — protein MLLYRASLPLSRRTLAYATGVVRRHRQALGSRGRCLPPGMQALMTLVYLRKGETYAELGAGFGVSTATAWRYVNETVDLLAARAPKLGAALARAVKAGLPYLVLDGTLVSIDRVAADRPYYSGKHRRHGMNLQVIAAPDGTLLWVSGPLRGSVHDLTAARIWGVVRALAATGLLVLADKAYQGAGAHILTPYKGRDKPEPQKDANRAHAKLRGPGERANAQLKSWRILRKLRCCPHRAGRLAKAIHTLQLRETAAR, from the coding sequence ATGCTTTTGTACCGTGCTTCGCTGCCGTTGTCGCGCCGGACCCTGGCCTACGCCACCGGTGTCGTCCGCCGCCACCGCCAGGCCCTCGGCAGCAGGGGCCGGTGCCTGCCCCCGGGCATGCAGGCTCTGATGACCTTGGTCTACCTGCGCAAGGGCGAGACCTACGCCGAGCTGGGCGCCGGATTCGGCGTCTCCACCGCCACCGCGTGGCGCTACGTCAACGAGACCGTCGACCTTCTCGCCGCCCGAGCGCCCAAACTCGGTGCGGCGCTGGCCAGAGCGGTCAAAGCCGGGCTGCCTTACCTGGTGCTGGACGGCACGTTGGTCTCGATCGACAGGGTCGCCGCCGACCGGCCCTACTACTCGGGAAAACACCGCCGCCACGGCATGAACCTCCAGGTCATCGCCGCACCGGACGGGACCTTGCTGTGGGTGTCGGGACCGCTGCGCGGCTCGGTCCACGACCTGACCGCGGCCCGGATCTGGGGCGTCGTCCGGGCACTGGCGGCCACCGGGCTGCTGGTGCTGGCCGACAAGGCCTACCAGGGCGCCGGCGCGCACATCCTCACGCCCTACAAGGGACGCGACAAGCCCGAACCGCAAAAGGACGCCAACCGTGCACACGCCAAGCTCCGCGGCCCCGGCGAACGCGCGAATGCCCAGCTCAAGTCATGGCGAATCCTGCGGAAGCTGCGCTGCTGCCCCCACCGCGCCGGACGCCTCGCCAAGGCCATCCACACCCTGCAACTCCGCGAGACCGCAGCACGCTGA
- a CDS encoding anti-sigma factor — MTDDLHALAGAYALDAIDDAGERRSFEEHLAGCETCATELREFRATTARLGLAVTEAPPPRLRARVLADVRNVLQLPPAPAGRDADVRPIRPRRWRRAAAAGLAAAACLVTAASVGVAVHERQRIQRTEAAYRDVASVLSAPDARSATGRAAGGGTVTVVASASRGGVVVASSGLRALPSSKAYQLWLIGADGPRSAGLMPSDPGRPVVAGTWRPRDKVGVTVEPAGGSARPTTEPLVLVDLA; from the coding sequence GTGACGGACGATCTGCACGCCCTCGCCGGCGCGTACGCGCTGGACGCGATCGACGACGCCGGGGAGCGGCGGTCGTTCGAGGAGCACCTCGCCGGGTGCGAGACGTGCGCGACCGAGCTGCGCGAGTTCCGGGCGACGACGGCCCGGCTGGGCCTGGCGGTCACCGAGGCCCCGCCGCCGCGGCTGCGGGCCCGGGTGCTGGCGGACGTCCGGAACGTCCTGCAGCTGCCGCCCGCCCCTGCGGGCCGGGACGCGGACGTGCGGCCGATCCGGCCGCGGCGGTGGCGGCGCGCCGCCGCGGCCGGGCTGGCCGCGGCCGCCTGCCTGGTGACGGCCGCCTCCGTCGGGGTGGCGGTCCACGAACGGCAGCGCATCCAGCGCACTGAGGCCGCCTACCGGGACGTGGCGTCGGTGCTGTCGGCGCCGGACGCGCGCTCGGCGACGGGCCGCGCCGCGGGCGGCGGGACGGTCACGGTCGTCGCGTCCGCGTCGCGCGGCGGGGTGGTCGTGGCCTCGTCCGGGCTGCGGGCTCTGCCGTCCTCGAAGGCGTACCAGCTGTGGCTGATCGGCGCGGACGGCCCCCGCTCGGCGGGCCTGATGCCCAGCGACCCGGGCCGCCCGGTCGTCGCCGGAACGTGGCGGCCGCGGGACAAGGTCGGCGTGACCGTGGAGCCCGCCGGCGGGTCCGCGCGGCCGACGACGGAGCCGCTCGTGCTGGTCGACCTCGCCTGA
- a CDS encoding ROK family transcriptional regulator, with product MPHHSLHGGDPSVLRRLNSAATLRALRDGGEATLSELARRVGLSRPTTEGVLGELIDRGLAAEDAPRPGGGLGRPARRYRFRAEAGHALGVDVDAHRVRLLVADLAGEVAGGHRADLPGGAAPGERIAAVRAAVKDCLAGAGVDRRSLRAVAAGTPGVVAPDGTVTSCTVVPGWEGVHLARELGRSFSCPVLVENDANLAAMAERWVGAARDADDVVCVHAALHTGMGAIIGGRLHRGRWGAAGEIGMLDELGLRDTTASLVPDAGSGPLFEEAERVLDAAGRGSAEARDRVERLAARMARGVAAMALALDPEMIVVGGPLAGTGAPLVAALRERVAPLCLSPVRIEGSELGDESVALGAVRLALDRIDEDLFRLDPPHQHQPPGTDPRQQNAVAPS from the coding sequence GTGCCGCACCACTCTCTCCACGGAGGCGACCCCTCGGTGCTCCGCAGGCTCAACTCCGCCGCGACGCTGCGCGCGCTGCGCGACGGCGGCGAGGCGACGTTGTCGGAGCTGGCCCGGCGCGTCGGGCTGTCCCGGCCCACCACCGAGGGCGTGCTGGGCGAGCTGATCGACCGCGGCCTGGCCGCCGAGGACGCGCCGCGCCCGGGCGGCGGGCTCGGCCGGCCCGCCCGCCGCTACCGGTTCCGCGCGGAGGCCGGTCACGCCCTCGGCGTCGACGTCGACGCGCACCGGGTGCGGCTGCTCGTCGCCGACCTCGCCGGGGAGGTCGCCGGCGGGCACCGCGCCGACCTCCCCGGCGGCGCCGCCCCCGGGGAGCGGATCGCGGCGGTGCGCGCCGCGGTCAAGGACTGCCTGGCCGGGGCGGGCGTCGACCGCCGGTCGCTGCGGGCCGTCGCGGCCGGCACCCCCGGCGTCGTCGCCCCGGACGGGACGGTCACGTCCTGCACGGTCGTGCCCGGATGGGAGGGCGTCCACCTGGCGCGCGAGCTGGGCCGCTCGTTCTCCTGCCCCGTCCTCGTCGAGAACGACGCCAACCTCGCCGCCATGGCCGAGCGGTGGGTCGGCGCCGCCCGCGACGCCGACGACGTCGTCTGCGTCCACGCCGCCCTGCACACCGGCATGGGCGCGATCATCGGCGGCCGCCTGCACCGGGGCCGCTGGGGGGCGGCGGGCGAGATCGGCATGCTGGACGAGCTGGGCCTGCGGGACACGACCGCCTCCCTGGTGCCGGACGCCGGTTCCGGTCCCCTCTTCGAGGAGGCGGAACGCGTCCTGGACGCGGCCGGGCGCGGGTCCGCGGAGGCGCGGGATCGGGTGGAGCGGCTCGCCGCCCGGATGGCGCGCGGCGTCGCGGCGATGGCCCTCGCCCTCGACCCGGAGATGATCGTGGTCGGCGGCCCCCTGGCCGGGACCGGCGCGCCGCTGGTCGCCGCGCTGCGCGAGCGGGTCGCGCCGCTGTGCCTGAGCCCCGTCCGGATCGAGGGATCCGAGCTGGGGGACGAGTCGGTCGCCCTCGGCGCCGTGCGCCTCGCCCTCGACCGGATCGACGAGGACCTGTTCCGCCTCGACCCCCCGCATCAGCATCAACCTCCCGGAACAGACCCGCGCCAACAAAACGCCGTTGCGCCGTCCTGA
- a CDS encoding oxidoreductase gives MTNNSEKARVWLITGANSGFGRAIAEAALAAGDTVVAAARRPETLDDLVARHPGRVGAVELDVTDPARIADVVADAILWHGRIDVLVNNAGRGVVGAVEETTDRELRELMDLHFFGPAALTRAVLPHMRRQGSGAVVQMSSMGGRFSFPGVGAYSATKFALEGLSEALAQEVAPFGIKVLVVEPGAFRTSFAGGGLHRTAAMPEYAGSVGPVRANLPGSDGKQPGDPAKAAAAILKALEADDTPLRLPLGNDAADAVDAALTGAREEFAAWEPVSRGTDF, from the coding sequence ATGACGAACAACTCTGAGAAGGCACGGGTCTGGCTGATCACCGGGGCGAACTCGGGTTTCGGGAGGGCGATCGCGGAGGCGGCGCTGGCCGCCGGGGACACGGTGGTCGCGGCGGCGCGGCGCCCGGAGACGCTGGACGATCTGGTGGCGCGCCACCCGGGCCGGGTCGGCGCGGTCGAGCTGGACGTCACCGATCCGGCACGGATCGCGGACGTGGTCGCGGACGCGATCCTGTGGCACGGGCGGATCGACGTGCTGGTCAACAACGCCGGGCGCGGCGTCGTCGGCGCCGTGGAGGAGACCACCGACCGCGAGCTGCGCGAGCTGATGGACCTGCACTTCTTCGGCCCGGCCGCGCTGACCCGCGCGGTGCTGCCGCACATGCGCCGCCAGGGGAGCGGCGCCGTCGTGCAGATGTCGAGCATGGGCGGCCGGTTCTCCTTCCCCGGCGTGGGCGCCTACTCGGCCACCAAGTTCGCTCTGGAGGGGCTGTCGGAGGCGCTGGCGCAGGAGGTCGCCCCGTTCGGGATCAAGGTGCTGGTGGTCGAGCCTGGCGCGTTCCGGACGTCGTTCGCCGGCGGCGGCCTGCACCGGACGGCCGCGATGCCGGAGTACGCCGGCAGCGTCGGCCCGGTCCGGGCGAACCTGCCGGGCAGCGACGGGAAGCAGCCGGGCGATCCGGCCAAGGCCGCCGCGGCGATCCTGAAGGCGCTGGAGGCCGACGACACGCCGCTCCGGCTGCCGCTGGGCAACGACGCCGCGGACGCCGTGGACGCCGCCCTCACCGGTGCGCGCGAGGAGTTCGCGGCCTGGGAGCCGGTCTCCCGTGGCACTGATTTCTAG
- the sigK gene encoding ECF RNA polymerase sigma factor SigK produces the protein MPAETRPPDGGTVPGHDADALLGRTARGDERAFELLYDVAAAPVHGLARRVVRDPAMAEEVTQEVMIEVWRSAARYDPGRGGAMAWILTIAHRRAVDRVRREQAAGEREARTVHPGAGGAHDPVGERVEARLEHERVRRCLGTLTRLQRESVTLAYYGGHSYREVAALVGAPPNTVRTRMRDGIIRLRDCLGVER, from the coding sequence ATGCCGGCAGAGACGAGGCCGCCGGACGGCGGAACGGTGCCCGGGCATGACGCGGACGCGCTGCTCGGCCGGACGGCGCGCGGCGACGAGCGCGCGTTCGAGCTGCTGTACGACGTGGCCGCGGCGCCCGTGCACGGGCTGGCGCGGCGGGTCGTCCGCGATCCGGCGATGGCGGAGGAGGTGACGCAGGAGGTGATGATCGAGGTGTGGCGGTCCGCCGCCCGCTACGACCCGGGCCGCGGCGGCGCGATGGCGTGGATCCTGACGATCGCGCACCGCCGGGCCGTGGACCGCGTCCGGCGCGAGCAGGCCGCGGGCGAACGCGAGGCGAGGACCGTCCACCCCGGGGCGGGCGGTGCGCACGACCCGGTGGGCGAGCGGGTCGAGGCGCGGCTGGAGCACGAGCGGGTGCGGCGCTGCCTCGGGACGCTGACGCGCCTGCAGCGCGAGTCGGTGACGCTCGCCTACTACGGCGGGCACTCCTATCGTGAGGTGGCCGCGCTGGTGGGCGCGCCGCCGAACACGGTGCGGACCCGCATGCGCGACGGCATCATCCGGCTGCGCGACTGCCTGGGGGTGGAACGGTGA
- a CDS encoding Gfo/Idh/MocA family protein — translation MQRTGPTIAVAGAGLRGRAYAARIREAGAGRIVAVAEPDPARRARFAAEHGLPPERTFPGWREMAARGRPADGVIIATQDAEHAEPAIRFAGLGCHILLEKPMATSEADALRIVDAVEREGVMLAVCHVMRYTEYTRAFRRLIEDGRIGAPVSVQHLEPVGWWHHAHSYVRGNWRRADESGPMLMTKSCHDVDWLIHLMGEVPARVSSFGRLSHFRPEERPEGAADRCVDCAVEPRCSYSATRLYLSCLGDPGRERWPLGAVTDDRTEAGVLRALREGPYGRCVYACDNDVVDHQVVNMEFPSGATGVFTMTAFSAAAPRQTRVFGTAGSLEGDGVRITVRDFVTGATEVVEPGAVPPEGASDGRHDHDDDALADAFVAALAAGDPAPLHSGPRESLASHRVVWAAERARLDGAVVDLGTQSPPAKGTVHP, via the coding sequence ATGCAGCGGACGGGGCCGACGATCGCGGTGGCCGGAGCGGGGCTGCGCGGCCGCGCCTACGCGGCGCGGATCCGGGAGGCCGGGGCCGGCCGGATCGTCGCGGTCGCCGAGCCCGACCCGGCGCGGCGCGCCCGGTTCGCCGCCGAGCACGGCCTCCCGCCGGAGCGGACGTTCCCCGGCTGGCGCGAGATGGCCGCGCGGGGCCGCCCCGCCGACGGCGTGATCATCGCGACGCAGGACGCCGAGCACGCCGAGCCCGCGATCCGCTTCGCCGGCCTCGGCTGCCACATCCTGCTGGAGAAGCCGATGGCGACGTCCGAGGCGGACGCGCTGCGCATCGTGGACGCCGTCGAGCGCGAAGGGGTGATGCTCGCCGTCTGCCACGTGATGCGCTACACCGAGTACACGCGCGCGTTCAGGAGGCTGATCGAGGACGGCCGGATCGGCGCGCCGGTCAGCGTCCAGCACCTCGAACCGGTCGGCTGGTGGCACCACGCCCACTCCTACGTGCGCGGCAACTGGCGGCGGGCGGACGAGTCCGGCCCGATGCTGATGACGAAGTCCTGCCACGACGTCGACTGGCTGATCCACCTGATGGGCGAGGTTCCCGCGCGGGTGTCCTCGTTCGGGCGGCTGTCGCACTTCCGGCCGGAGGAGCGGCCGGAAGGCGCCGCCGACCGCTGCGTCGACTGCGCCGTGGAGCCCCGCTGCTCCTACTCCGCGACCCGGCTGTACCTGTCGTGCCTCGGCGATCCCGGCCGCGAGAGGTGGCCGCTCGGCGCGGTCACCGACGACCGCACCGAGGCGGGCGTCCTGCGGGCGCTGCGCGAGGGCCCGTACGGGCGCTGCGTCTACGCGTGCGACAACGACGTGGTCGACCACCAGGTCGTGAACATGGAGTTCCCGTCCGGCGCGACCGGCGTGTTCACCATGACCGCGTTCTCGGCGGCCGCCCCGCGCCAGACGCGCGTCTTCGGGACGGCCGGTTCCCTGGAGGGCGACGGCGTCCGCATCACGGTCCGCGACTTCGTCACCGGCGCGACCGAGGTCGTCGAGCCCGGGGCCGTCCCTCCCGAGGGCGCGTCCGACGGCCGCCACGACCACGACGACGACGCGCTGGCCGACGCCTTCGTCGCCGCGCTGGCCGCGGGCGACCCGGCCCCGCTCCACTCCGGCCCCCGCGAGAGCCTCGCCTCGCACCGCGTCGTGTGGGCCGCCGAACGGGCCCGGCTGGACGGCGCCGTCGTCGACCTGGGCACGCAGTCACCTCCGGCGAAAGGCACGGTGCACCCGTGA
- a CDS encoding ABC transporter substrate-binding protein, with translation MTVRPLLGAAALSLLLAPAACGDSSGGSPPAGNDGRGPITVATGKDLTRTVQRLVAAWNDGHPKERVRLVELPEDGDQARQQLVQNMQIKSDAYDVVRLDAVWTAEFAARRWILPLPDGLVDASSFVPAALETGKYRGRLYAAPWLTGTGVLYYREDLLAGAGVKGPPKTWAELREDCAKVRRTPEGKGADCYAGQYGRYEGLTVNYSEAVQSAGGEVFDPSGRPRVNTPQAKAGLRFLVDGFRNGTIPQKAITFKEEEGRRAFQEGHLVFHRNWAYVYALAAEKDGSKVAGKFGVAPIPGEGGPGSGTLGGNNLAVSAFSKHQATARDFIAHIVGPAIQNEYGRAQSFPLSLAALYTDPEMIKRYPYLPVLRQGMDKARPRPVVVRYNEVSSAIQEHVTAALTGKEPVDRAAEDLQKALTALAD, from the coding sequence GTGACCGTCAGACCGCTCTTGGGCGCCGCCGCGCTGTCCCTGCTCCTCGCGCCGGCCGCCTGCGGCGACTCGTCCGGCGGGTCGCCGCCCGCCGGCAACGACGGCCGGGGGCCCATCACCGTCGCCACCGGCAAGGACCTGACCCGGACCGTACAGCGGCTCGTCGCGGCGTGGAACGACGGCCATCCGAAGGAGAGGGTCCGGCTCGTCGAGCTGCCCGAGGACGGCGACCAGGCGCGGCAGCAGCTCGTCCAGAACATGCAGATCAAGTCGGACGCCTACGACGTCGTCCGGCTGGACGCGGTGTGGACGGCGGAGTTCGCCGCGCGCCGCTGGATCCTGCCTCTGCCGGACGGGCTGGTGGACGCCTCCTCGTTCGTCCCGGCGGCCCTGGAGACCGGGAAGTACCGCGGCAGGCTGTACGCGGCGCCGTGGCTGACCGGGACCGGCGTCCTCTACTACCGCGAGGACCTCCTCGCCGGGGCCGGGGTGAAGGGCCCGCCGAAGACGTGGGCCGAGCTGCGCGAGGACTGCGCGAAGGTCCGCCGGACGCCCGAGGGCAAGGGCGCCGACTGCTACGCGGGCCAGTACGGCAGGTACGAGGGGCTCACGGTCAACTACTCCGAGGCCGTCCAGTCCGCGGGCGGCGAGGTCTTCGACCCTTCGGGCAGGCCGAGGGTGAACACCCCGCAGGCCAAGGCGGGGCTCAGGTTCCTGGTGGACGGCTTCCGGAACGGCACGATCCCGCAGAAGGCCATCACGTTCAAGGAAGAGGAGGGCCGCCGCGCCTTCCAGGAGGGGCACCTCGTCTTCCACCGCAACTGGGCGTACGTGTACGCGCTCGCCGCCGAGAAGGACGGCTCGAAGGTGGCCGGGAAGTTCGGCGTCGCGCCGATCCCGGGCGAGGGCGGGCCCGGCTCCGGCACCCTCGGCGGCAACAACCTGGCCGTTTCGGCGTTCTCCAAGCACCAGGCCACCGCACGCGACTTCATCGCCCACATCGTCGGCCCCGCGATCCAGAACGAGTACGGCCGCGCCCAGTCGTTCCCGCTCTCCCTCGCCGCCCTCTACACCGACCCCGAAATGATCAAGCGGTATCCGTACCTGCCGGTGCTGAGGCAGGGCATGGACAAGGCGCGGCCGCGCCCGGTCGTCGTCCGGTACAACGAGGTCAGCAGCGCCATCCAGGAGCACGTCACCGCGGCGCTCACCGGGAAGGAACCGGTGGACCGGGCGGCCGAAGACCTCCAGAAGGCACTGACGGCCCTGGCCGACTAG
- a CDS encoding sigma factor-like helix-turn-helix DNA-binding protein, giving the protein MGKDIGSFAPGSPGERMRPAVVARAFQGLPPAHREILAETVFRDRSVNEAAASLGVPVDVVKVRVYHALRALSAAVETPRTYA; this is encoded by the coding sequence ATGGGCAAAGACATCGGTTCGTTCGCCCCCGGTTCGCCGGGGGAGCGGATGCGCCCCGCGGTGGTCGCCCGGGCCTTCCAGGGGCTGCCGCCCGCGCACCGCGAGATCCTCGCCGAGACGGTCTTCCGGGACCGGTCGGTCAACGAGGCCGCCGCCTCGCTGGGGGTGCCGGTCGACGTGGTCAAGGTCCGCGTCTACCACGCGCTCCGGGCGCTCAGCGCGGCCGTGGAGACGCCGCGGACGTACGCCTGA
- the pnuC gene encoding nicotinamide riboside transporter PnuC, whose product MSVNVPLGPLLDPAFHLGSVPTTWAELLGFATGAVNVWLVVRQNILNWPIGIANVILLGLVFLDGGLYADAGLQVVYVALQLYGWWVWLYGGDGRDRLPVRRTRGAEWAALIAAGAAGTALLTWALSAWTDSTVPFWDALTTALSLMATYGQSRKLLESWWLWIAADLVYIPLYFAKDLKLTSALYLVFLALCVSGLLAWHRDLRARPLAPAAAV is encoded by the coding sequence ATGTCGGTGAACGTCCCGCTCGGCCCCCTGCTCGACCCCGCCTTCCACCTCGGGTCGGTCCCCACCACGTGGGCGGAGCTGCTCGGCTTCGCGACCGGCGCGGTCAACGTGTGGCTCGTCGTCCGGCAGAACATCCTCAACTGGCCGATCGGCATCGCCAACGTGATCCTGCTCGGTCTGGTGTTCCTGGACGGCGGCCTCTACGCCGACGCCGGGCTCCAGGTCGTCTACGTCGCGCTCCAGCTCTACGGCTGGTGGGTGTGGCTGTACGGCGGCGACGGCCGCGACCGGCTCCCGGTGCGGCGCACGCGCGGCGCCGAGTGGGCGGCCCTGATCGCCGCGGGGGCCGCGGGCACCGCCCTGCTGACCTGGGCACTGTCGGCCTGGACGGACTCCACCGTGCCGTTCTGGGACGCCCTCACCACCGCGCTCTCCCTCATGGCGACCTACGGGCAGTCGCGCAAGCTGCTGGAGTCGTGGTGGCTGTGGATCGCCGCCGACCTCGTCTACATCCCGCTGTACTTCGCCAAGGACCTCAAGCTCACCAGCGCCCTCTACCTCGTCTTCCTGGCGCTGTGCGTGTCAGGGCTGCTGGCCTGGCACCGCGACCTGCGCGCGCGGCCCCTCGCCCCCGCGGCGGCCGTATGA
- a CDS encoding AAA family ATPase, which translates to MTHEHGLVIGKFYPPHAGHHHLIDTAAASCARVSVVVAASTAESIPLALRTAWLREAHRQPHVEIVPVVDDAEIDYGSDEAWSAHVAAFRAGLAMRSGLGASVPPVDAVFSSEAYGPELAERFSAVHVPVDPPRERFPVSGTAVRKDPAGNWDHLSPPVRAYLARRVVVVGAESTGTTTLARALAIHYAERGGVWAATRWVPEYGRTFTEEKLAAARRRAGDPSLWLDDLTWESAEFTEIAERHAALEDAATRSGSPLLVCDTDAFATAIWHERYLGAPAPEVEAVHGRTPHHLWILTDPEGVPFEQDGWRDGELIRSWMSARFREELEKRGLPHITVTGPHERRLAAAVEATEALLAESWHFSAPLKPQPPATGSTEPDHVRDAELLDVGED; encoded by the coding sequence ATGACGCACGAGCACGGCCTGGTCATCGGCAAGTTCTATCCGCCGCACGCCGGGCACCACCACCTGATCGACACGGCCGCGGCGTCCTGCGCCCGGGTGAGCGTCGTCGTGGCGGCGTCCACCGCGGAGAGCATCCCGCTCGCGCTGCGGACGGCGTGGCTGCGCGAGGCGCACCGGCAGCCGCACGTGGAGATCGTCCCGGTGGTGGACGACGCCGAGATCGACTACGGGTCCGACGAGGCCTGGTCGGCGCACGTCGCGGCGTTCCGGGCGGGCCTGGCGATGCGGTCGGGGCTCGGCGCGTCCGTCCCGCCGGTGGACGCGGTGTTCAGCTCGGAGGCGTACGGGCCGGAGCTCGCCGAGCGCTTCTCGGCCGTGCACGTCCCGGTCGACCCGCCGCGCGAGCGCTTCCCGGTGAGCGGCACCGCCGTGCGGAAGGACCCGGCGGGGAACTGGGACCACCTCTCGCCGCCCGTCCGGGCGTATCTGGCGCGGCGGGTCGTGGTGGTGGGCGCCGAGTCGACCGGCACGACCACGCTGGCCCGCGCGCTCGCGATCCACTACGCGGAGCGCGGCGGGGTGTGGGCGGCGACCCGGTGGGTGCCGGAGTACGGCCGGACGTTCACCGAGGAGAAGCTGGCGGCCGCGCGCCGGCGGGCGGGCGACCCGTCCCTGTGGCTGGACGACCTGACGTGGGAGTCGGCCGAGTTCACCGAGATCGCCGAGCGCCACGCGGCGCTGGAGGACGCGGCGACCCGGTCGGGCTCGCCGCTGCTGGTCTGCGACACCGACGCGTTCGCCACGGCGATCTGGCACGAGCGCTACCTCGGCGCACCGGCCCCCGAGGTCGAGGCCGTCCACGGGCGGACCCCGCACCACCTGTGGATCCTCACCGACCCCGAGGGCGTCCCCTTCGAGCAGGACGGCTGGCGCGACGGCGAGCTGATCAGGTCGTGGATGTCGGCGCGCTTCCGGGAGGAGCTGGAGAAGCGGGGCCTCCCGCACATCACCGTGACGGGCCCCCACGAGCGCCGCCTGGCCGCCGCAGTCGAGGCGACCGAAGCCCTGCTGGCCGAAAGCTGGCACTTCAGCGCCCCGCTGAAGCCCCAGCCCCCGGCCACCGGTTCAACCGAGCCAGATCATGTTCGTGACGCGGAACTCCTTGATGTCGGCGAGGATTAG
- a CDS encoding glycoside hydrolase family 3 protein yields the protein MYCSSPRASRTRVLGLSVLALLALTVHGGPVRAASGPAPYLDPQLSVGDRVDDLLDRMSLTDKLGQMTQAERRYVTPEEVTRYRIGSVLSSGGSAPSPNTPRSWADMYDGLQRAALAAPLRVPMMYGVDAVHGHNNVAGATIFPHDIGLGAARDPALVRRIGAATAAEMTGTGVDWDFAPCLCVVRDDRWGRTYESFGEVPELPAAMTTLIDGLQGRELDGPTSVLATAKHYLGDGGTEGGDDRGDTRIPEKELRAVHLPPFRAAVKRGVGSVMVSYSSWNGLKMHRNKYLITDVLKRELGFTGFVVSDYNGIDEIDGKRGFTKDEVAAAVNAGIDMVMVPAEWRRFIDYLRDAVKDGTVPMSRVDDANRRILTKKFQLGLFERPMADRAYLGAVGSAEHRALARRAVAGSQVLLKNAGGVLPLDDDDKVFVAGRSADDIGMQSGGWTISWQGAPGPTTKGTTILRGIREAADPSATVTYSRDGTGIDRSYDAAIAVVGEKPYAEYHGDLTGDMGLDAADLKTIDRLRASGVPVVVVLVSGRPLDIATELPKWNALVEAWLPGSEGAGVADVLYGAVAPTGRLPVTWMRTASQQPINKGDGKKPLFPFGYRLTYD from the coding sequence ATGTACTGTTCCTCCCCGCGGGCGTCGCGGACCCGCGTCCTCGGCCTGAGCGTGCTCGCCCTGCTCGCGCTGACCGTCCACGGCGGTCCCGTCCGGGCGGCCTCGGGCCCCGCCCCCTACCTCGACCCGCAGCTGTCGGTGGGGGACCGCGTCGACGACCTGCTCGACCGGATGAGCCTCACCGACAAGCTCGGCCAGATGACACAGGCGGAGCGGCGGTACGTGACGCCGGAGGAGGTCACCCGCTACCGGATCGGGTCGGTGCTGTCGAGCGGAGGGTCGGCGCCCAGCCCGAACACGCCGCGGAGCTGGGCGGACATGTACGACGGACTCCAGCGGGCCGCGCTCGCCGCGCCGCTGCGCGTCCCGATGATGTACGGGGTGGACGCGGTGCACGGCCACAACAACGTGGCCGGTGCGACGATCTTCCCGCACGACATCGGGCTCGGCGCGGCCCGCGACCCGGCACTCGTCCGCCGGATCGGCGCGGCGACCGCGGCGGAGATGACGGGGACGGGCGTGGACTGGGACTTCGCGCCCTGCCTGTGCGTGGTCCGCGACGACCGCTGGGGCCGGACCTACGAGTCGTTCGGCGAAGTGCCCGAACTGCCCGCGGCCATGACGACGCTCATCGACGGGCTGCAGGGGCGCGAGCTGGACGGACCGACGTCCGTCCTGGCCACGGCGAAGCACTACCTCGGGGACGGCGGCACCGAGGGCGGCGACGACCGCGGCGACACCAGGATCCCGGAGAAGGAACTGCGCGCCGTCCACCTGCCGCCGTTCCGCGCGGCCGTGAAGCGCGGCGTGGGCTCGGTGATGGTCTCCTACAGCTCGTGGAACGGGCTGAAGATGCACCGGAACAAGTACCTGATCACCGATGTCCTCAAGCGCGAGCTGGGCTTCACCGGCTTCGTCGTGTCCGACTACAACGGCATCGACGAGATCGACGGGAAGCGGGGCTTCACCAAGGACGAGGTCGCGGCCGCGGTCAACGCCGGGATCGACATGGTCATGGTCCCGGCCGAGTGGCGCCGGTTCATCGACTACCTGCGGGACGCGGTGAAGGACGGGACCGTCCCGATGTCCCGCGTCGACGACGCGAACCGCCGCATCCTGACCAAGAAGTTCCAGCTGGGCCTGTTCGAGCGGCCGATGGCCGACCGCGCGTACCTGGGGGCGGTCGGGAGCGCCGAGCACCGCGCGCTCGCCCGGCGCGCGGTCGCCGGGTCGCAGGTGCTGCTGAAGAACGCCGGCGGCGTCCTGCCGCTGGACGACGACGACAAGGTCTTCGTCGCGGGCCGCAGCGCCGACGACATCGGCATGCAGTCCGGCGGCTGGACGATCAGCTGGCAGGGCGCGCCCGGCCCGACCACGAAGGGCACGACGATCCTGCGGGGCATCCGCGAGGCGGCGGACCCGTCCGCGACCGTCACCTACAGCAGGGACGGGACGGGGATCGACCGGTCCTACGACGCGGCGATCGCGGTCGTCGGGGAGAAGCCGTACGCCGAGTACCACGGTGACCTCACCGGTGACATGGGCCTCGACGCCGCCGACCTGAAGACGATCGACCGGCTGCGCGCGTCCGGCGTCCCGGTGGTCGTGGTGCTGGTGTCGGGGCGCCCGCTGGACATCGCGACGGAGCTGCCCAAGTGGAACGCGCTCGTCGAGGCGTGGCTGCCGGGCAGCGAGGGGGCGGGCGTCGCCGACGTCCTGTACGGGGCCGTCGCGCCCACCGGCAGGCTTCCGGTGACATGGATGCGCACGGCCTCCCAGCAGCCCATCAACAAGGGCGACGGCAAGAAGCCCCTGTTCCCCTTCGGCTACCGCCTCACGTACGACTAG